The Tenrec ecaudatus isolate mTenEca1 chromosome 12, mTenEca1.hap1, whole genome shotgun sequence genomic interval ACAGACCTGTgtactgtttggctgaaaggtaCTCTCTAAGAGGATTAGAGGGTATAAAAGGACCAGAGTATAGGGTTCCATCagtttctatcagaccagtaagtctggtcctttttatgattttggattttgttctatatttttctctTGTTCTGTCTAAGTTGTAGTAGTAGGTATTTGGTAGCCAGCTACCATCTAGTTCTTGTCTCAGGCTTAGTGAAGACGGATTTGTTGGTCTTTTAGGCCTTTGATTAATTGTTTCCCTACATTCGATTTTCTTCTCTCTGCTTTGGAATTATTTTTGATACTAAACTGTTTTCTTTAcaggttaccatatatactcatgtataggcCAAGTtgttaagcacatttttaatgctgtttttgtggtaaaattaggtgtctcggctgatattcgggtcagcttgtaTCACTTATATACAGTAAATGTTTTCTTCAACTAgatcaaaattttatttgtgtaaATCAATATATTATGGTTAAAGTCTACTAGGAGAATGATGTGGGAGTCATGGCTAACTtcacaaaaaaaggaaagagaattaAGCTCAACATCAGCTCAAGGCCAATTCCAATGAGGCAGAGATCCAAAATGTTTTCATCCACCAATCTTCTTAACCATCTCTGTCTCGGCTGGGTtcgataattcattgcagtggccacacagaacttcaCAGACAATACTTGTGCCTTTGGTGTGTATTAGGGAGTTAACAAGTTATAATTCAGCTTGCATACACTCCTTTCTCTGGTCCTTAGTTGCATagtagccatgtggtcccttggcctctgcactGTGAAGCaggtgttacaaagctcctttattGGTGCTGATAAATTTCCAGCAGATACTCTGCTCCACATAAGCCTGAGCCTGAAGGCGCTTGACTCTAGCACTGTAGGTCTGCAAACCTAGCTCCCACAATTCAGTACCtggaagcaacaaactccaccgTGGAACCTCCTAATTAAAGGCACTGAGCTTTATTCACTctttgggccaggaagcccacctctCAGTCTCATGCTCTGACTCTTGATTCTGTTGCCACTGCTTTTCTGATGTCATAGCTGTCTACTGGGGGTTGGGGAGCTTCAGTACATGGGGATCTGtaggtccaaaggacacactccccTCCTGACTCTTATGGTAGTGGAAAATGACTTCTGAGATTGCTCATCTTGTACCCAGTGATACGGCAAATGTGATCAGTCTTTTTATTAGAATTCTGTATATCCTATTTCCAATGCCCCTACCCAGTGGTTTGGAGAGAGGTACAAAGATTAtaactagaagagccatattaagtaattcactgcagcATACTACAATTCTATTGGTAGAGTTTGCATTAATGAAatctttattgttgttattagatgccattgagttaattcctacTCAGAAGCAACCCTTTataaagcaaaatgaaaccctgGCTGATCCTGCGTGATATTTAAAATCTGTAACATTTAAGATTTATTTACGCACTATATTTCTGTCTAATTATTGCAATCGTTATATAACACCACTTTAAGGTTGCTTTATGGCCTAAAACTCATAAAGACTGCTGTATAGCCTAAAACTCAGAAACAAAGTATGTTAAATAAGAGACTAACAGAACATGGGATATAATGATAGGCAGGTGACCTAAGTTTGAATCCCAGCTTCTCCATTACTCTCACTACCATCTAGTCCATTCCTACTCATAGTaactcctataggacagggtagaactgtcccctgtgggtttctcaactCTGAACTACTGCACAATCGGGGCTACTTTTATTACCTATATAGTAATTGCAAATGAGCATTTATAATTCAGCTTCCATATCCTTAAATGTAGAATTGAAATGGTGCCACCCACCTTACTGTCTAAGCTGCTTATATAGCAAAAAGTTAGAGTAACTTACAAGATGTTACTTGAACACAATATGGAAAATATTCTATATTGAAGTTTGATTATTGCTATAGTTAATTAGAAAGACAGATGATTTAAGTGTAATAATTGCTCACACCTCTGGAACAAATTTCAGAACCAGGGAATAAGAAAGTTTTCTGTTTAGTTTAAATAAGTGTCTTAAAGTCTTTGTATTCAAAGGCCATGTACCTATACCTACGTAGAATTACTTAgcgtcatttttttcccctcacgtAGTTCCAACAAGCTTGGATATCTGGTTTCTCCACCACAACAAATACGAAGGGGCGAGAGGAGCTGCTATAGGTATGCATGCTGAAAGCAATAATATGAACATGAGGATGGGCGGAAGGGGAAACAAGTGCAACGGGCAACGAATAATctttcctcgccccccccccgggggggtgaTGAACCACAGAAAcgtgggtgtaagatatgagaattaTAATCATTTTTAGTTTATCAAAGGGTCATTGGAAGgggggggctgatatcaaggactcaaaaagtaaatgtttagaaaatgatggtggcagcatatgtacaaatatgcttgatacaattgatgtatggaatgttatgagttgtaaaataatttttttttttaagtgaaatttctaaaacagattgcCAGACCCATCTTTAAGACagctctgggtagatttgaactgttaCTTGTATAACCTAGGGACTTTTGATTTCAGGGtttgtaaaataaatataaaacttcCAATAGGTTTTCTAAATAGTATTTAAAAGTAGATtaaaaatagaacatttcaaatccTACTTAAGCAAAGTGATTTTTCGTCTGTTTTTATAAAATCATTAAAGGCCTAAGAATTGGTACTGCCACGGTGCAACAAATTtgtggaaatgatgatggagaTCTCACTAGCCAGAACAACTCCAGTTCCAGTTTTATTCTTAGAACACTTGAGCTAAATAATGCTAATTTTCTATTAAGTATATGTCATGAGCATATGGAAAATTACAACTCAAAGAACTTGTTAGAGAAAGACTTATTAATGTTTATCTTAATTCTTAGTAGTTGTCCTTAAGAAGTTTAGGAGGAaattgtgtttattattttcaattACAGCAAGAGTATATTCTGTAACCCATTGAGAATTGCCAAGCTGGTGAAAGCTGCTACTTTTATCTGTAGATTTCATGACAGTTTGGTACAAAAATAATACTATGCTTTCTAACTAAAAAAAGAATAATAGCTATAATCTAAGCCACTGCTTCTATATTGGGTgccaaacaaaaaacctcacacTCATCAGTTTGATCCAAAAACCTCACTCtcatcaatttgattctgattcacaactatatagggtttctggggtaaatctttataggagcacagTCTTAATATGTCTCGTGAGGAGCAACTAGtatatttgaactgctggccttgtaattAACAGGCCAGTGCTGACCATCAGGGCTTTTAATACAAGGGGCAGCACTATCAGGGCTTGCtgtattgttttggtttttaatttttttaatgtgaattgggtgaagattgACAGAACAGATGAATGTTTTCCATTGAATACTTCATACACATTTGTTTAATGTTGTGGATTGCAATTCCCATAATAGAACATCATTTATTTTACCCCTCTTTCTCCTTGTTTTTACAATTTTCTGAACTTTGCCCTTTTGGTTACAAAtggttaattatttttaaatttacaaaCCTAACTCATGTTACTGTTCCCCTCATGGTGCTTGGCTGAAACTTGAGCCCTGAGGGTGAGTTCAGTACCTGACCTGAAAGTTGATGAAGGACAGTGGTCTCAGGGGTTCTAccagaccaccaccaccaaagaccTTCCAGTGTGATCCTTTCTTACTTTTTAATCTTTGATAAGTCACAATTCAGAAACTTTCACCAGTAGTATTTATACTTAATTCTGAGAGAAAATGTAAATCTTCATTTGTTAATTACAAACATTAAAATTGACATTCCACTTTGAAGGTGTCTTAAGTCATGCTCTCCCTCAAAAAGGAGATTGCAGGACGTAATTTTCATTTAATGGTTTGACCTTAAGAGGCATTTTTGAAAACCAATTCATAGAAACATTGATCTGTGAGCTACTTTAAGAGATTAGGAAGTAACGGGTGGTTGGCAAGTGTGGAATGATACTAAATCTGAGCTTCATAAAACATGTTATAACTATATTATTACCATATACAGAATCCTATAAACTTTTTATCACTTTTGTACCTAAGTAGCCTTAATAATTAGCGGTTTATTTTAGAATTAGTTTTACAGATAGATGATACTAATGTTCCTGTACGTTAGTAGTTTATTCTGCTCCATTGTTTATAAATTTGAAATTAATCAAGGATAGACAAGACAGGCTTGCTTGTTTcagatgatctcagttggaaggAATAATATCTTGGGATTTCTTTCTCCAGAAGTATAAACCGTGGACGACACCACAGCGAGAGATCACCGAGAACTCAAGGCCCATCACTACCAACCACTCCCGTTTTTGTGCCTGTTCCACCACCTCCCTTGTATCCACCACCTCCCCATACGCTTCCTCTCCCTCCAGGCGTTCCTCCCCCACAGTTTTCTCCTCAGTTTCCTCCTGGCCAGCCACCACCTGCTGGGtatagtgtccctcctccagggtttCCTCCAGCTCCTGCCAACTTATCAACACCTTGGGTATCATCAGGAGTGCAGACAGCTCATTCAAATACCATCCCAACAACacaagcaccacctctgtccagggaaGAATTCTATAGAGAACAGCGGCGACTAAAAGAAGAGTGAGTTTTTCATTTGAAATTATTATACACTTTTTCATTCTCTAAGGTAAatattgggagccctggtggcatagtgggccatacagtgagctgctaaccacagggtcagcggttcaaacccaccagctgctgcttgggagaaagatgatgatatctactcccacaaagatttaaagtttcaggagacccaaaagggcagttctactctgtcctgtagggtcgctctcaGACTGAATTGacccatgacagtgagttgagtgagAATGTGAACATTAAATAGGTGCCTTTGGAATCTTACAGTGTTTCCAGGTAGTGCAAGAAAAATCACCTAAAAATCAAACCAGAGCCATACAAGAAACTTCAGGGATTCCTAGTTGTCTATAGTTTTATGGTAGAAAACTAATGGCAATTTCATTCATGATCTAATTACATTTGTCTTGTTAGTTTTCTTAAATGGTTTTTGTTAACTTTCACTCTTTAACTTTATTTTACTAGGGAAAAGAAAAAGTCCAAGCTAGATGAGTTTACAAATGATTTTGctaaggaattgatggaatacaaaaAGATTCAAAAGGAGCGTAGGCGCTCATTTTCCAGGTTAGTGTTTTACAAGCCTTCACAACAGAAATACAAATGGGACTTTGAATATCCAGGGATTAGCTATGGATATAAATAACATTGCATTTAATGGAATTTTTTTATTTGGTTTAGGCTTACAGAATTGGAGATATAGTTTATTGAAATGTCTCTACATAAATTCTATTGTATAGAGCTAGCAGTTATGGGGATTAAATTACCCTTGTCCCTTGAAGTTATTTATAGTAAGAATTAATTGGTAAATTGTTtatggaaagagagagaaaagcccAAGGACATTTCTGAGCACTTTTTTTACCATAAGGCTACAGCTTCTTGCTGGAACATTAACCTGCGTAATTATGATTAACAGTAGACTACAAATTACTGGTAGAATAATTGAATTGCAAAAACTCAGCTAGTTTATTTAAAAGATGTTAGTTTGTAAGCTTTTATTTGAAATGTGTTTATAGCAATATAGGACCAAAAATTGATCAGATAGGAAGTAAAGTTTAGATGTAATTGGCATTTTGTTTAATTAGCTCATATAACTCATGGAACATTGCACTCCACTCAAATTGTTAGATTCCACTCAAATTGTTAGATTTCACTTTTATTTTGTTAACAGAGTGATGACGTTCTGGTCTCTATACGTTACTCCCATCACAGTGAATGTCAAGGTGCCCCTTGAATCCCCTAGGATAAAACTTGATATAAAGAAAGACAAACTGCTAGGAGAGGACTGTATTTTCTTTTGTACATATTTCTCAACTATcaactattgttttatttttatttttaggtcTAAATCGCCTTATAGTGGTTCATCATATTCAAGAAGTTCATATACTTACTCTAAGTCAAGATCTGGTTCAACACGCTCACGTTCTTATTCTCGATCGTTTAGCCGCTCTCATTCTCGTTCCTATTCCCGATCACCTCCATATCCCAGAAGAGGCAGAGGCAAGAGTCGAAATTACCGTTCGCGGTCTCGATCTCATGGATACCATCGATCTAGGTCAAGATCACCACAATATAGACGGTATCATTCACGATCAAGATCACCTCAAGCCTTTAGGGCACAGTCTCCTACTAAACGCACTGTACCTCAAGGAGAAACAGAGCGTGAATATTTTAATAGATTCCGAGAAGTTCCGCCACCTTATGATATAAAAGCTTATTATGGGAGGAGTGTTGACTTTAGAGACCCGTTTGAAAAGGAGCGTTACAGAGAATGGGAAAGAAAATACCGAGAGTGGTACGAAAAGTACTATAAAGGTTATGCTACTGGAGCACAGCCTAGACCATCAGCAAATAGAGAGAACTTTTCTCCAGAGAGATTTTTGCCACTCAATATCAGGAATTCTCCATTTACAAGAGGCCGCAGAGAAGACTATTCTGCTGGACAAAGTCACAGGAGTCGAAATATAGGTGGCAACTATCCAGAAAAGATATCAACAAGAGATAGTCATAATCAAAAGGAtaatacaaaaacaaaagagaaggagAGTGAAAATGCTGCTGGAGACGGCAAAGGAAATAAACATAAGAAACACAGAAAAAGGAGGAAAGGAGAAGAAAGTGACTCTTTTCTGAATCCAGAGCTACTAGAGACATCTAGAAAATCTAGAGAACCTACAGGGGGTGAGGAAAATAAAACAGACTCGCTATTTGTTATCCCAAGTAGAGATGATGCTACACCTGTCAGAGATGAACCAATGGATGCAGAATCTATCACTTACAAATCAATATCtgaaaaagagaagagagaaaaggaaaaaccGAAAGTAAAAGGTGACAAGGCCAAACGTAAAAATGATGGCTCTACCACTGTAtctagaaaagaaaatgtaaaacctTCTAAAGGACCTCAAGAAAAAGCAGATGGAGAACGTGAAAAATCTCCTCGATCTGAACCTCCGCTTAAAAAAGCCAAAGAGGAGACCccaaaggctgacactgctaaTAAATTAACATCTTCCtctcaaaaagatgaaaaaatcatTGGTACCCCCAGAAAAGCTCACTCCAAGTCAGCAAAAGAACACCAAGAGACAAAACCAGTCAAAGAGGAAAAAGTGAAAAAGGACTATTCCAAAGATGTCAAACTGGAAAAGCTAGCTAGTAAGGAAGAAAAGGCTAAGAAGCCCAGTGAGAAAAGTAAGTCACTTGATAAcaagggagaaaaaagaaaaaggaaaactgaagaaaagggTTTGGATAAAGATTTTGAATCATCTTCCTTGAAAATTTCCAAACCAGAAGGAACTGAAACAGTGAAACCGTCACCAAAACGTAAAATGGAACCTGATAATGAAAAGATGGATAGGACCCCTGAAAAGGACAAAATTCCATCATCAACTGCCCCAGCCAAAAAGATCAAGCTCAACAGAGAAACCGGGAAAAAAATTGGAAGTACAGAAACTATAGCCAATGTAAAAGAACCCTCTGAAAAATTGGAGTCAACCTCTAGCAAAGTTAAACAagaaaaagtcaaaggaaaggtCAGGCGAAAAGTAACTGGAACTGAAGGATCCACCTCAACTCTTGTGGATTACACCAGGTATTTATGATTATGGATATACGATTATGTTTGAATAGGGGATGTCCATTTTACCtatgttttacatttttattaaagtgaaatacattaaattgtcCTGATCTGAGGGTTAGGCAggttcttttattttaaagaaattactgCAAAAAAAGTTGAGAACGAACACGTTTGTTTTAATACTCATATATTAGATCCCTTTACTTTTGTATAATAACTGTCTTTAAATCATTTATAGCTAGGATAGCAGAATAGTTGATCTTTAATGCTATCCAGACGTCATGTCTAAGTGAAATTTTAGCAGTTTTTAAAATTATCAGTGCTTAACAATTAATAGTTTATCAttaattagttttattttttcttttcttttttttcagtacAAGCTCAACTGGTGGCAGTCCTGTGCGGAAATCTGAAGAAAAAACAGATGCAAAACGAACTGTCATTAAAACTATGGAAGAGTATAATAATGACAATACAGCTCCTGCTGAAGATGTTATTATTATGATTCAGGTTCCTCAATCCAAATGGGATAAAGATGACTTTGAATCTGAAGAAGATGATGTTAAATCTACACAACCTGTATCAAGTGTAGGAAAACCTTCCAGTGTTATTAAAAATGTTGGCACTAAGACTTCAAATACAGTCAAGTATAATGAAAGAGAGGGTGAGCCATCAGAGAAAGTTCAGAAACTCACCAAGGAAGTGAGTCATGAAATAATGCATGAGATTAGAAGTTCAAAAACCTCTGCATCTAGTGAAAAGGGTAAAACCAAAGATCGAGATCATTCTATATTGGAAAAAGACAACCTTGAGAAGCGTAAAAGCAGCAGTCAACCAGAGAAAGACAGTAATTTGGACCGTCTAAATGAACAAGTGAGTTTTAAAAATCTGTCTCAATCTTCCAAAGAAACTAGAACCTCAGATAAGCATGATTCCATTCGTGGCTCCTCAAATAAAGACTTCACTCCCAATAGAGACAAAAAACCTGAGTATGACAACCGAGATTATTCCAGTTCCAAGCGTAGGGATGAAAGAAGTGAGTCAAGACGAAAAGACTCTCCCCCTCGCAATAAAGATTCTGCATCCGGACAGAAAAATAAACCAAGGGATGAGAGAGATTTGCCTAAGAAGGGAACAGCAGATTCCAAAAAAAGTAATGTAAGTCCCCCAAGAGACAGAAAACCTCACGATCACAAAGTTACTTATGATACTAAACGCTCAACTGAAGAGATAAAGTCTGTAGATAAAAATACATGTAAGGATCGTGAGAAGCATGTCTCAGAAGCAAGGAATACTAAAGAGTCAAGTGGCaataaattactgtatatacttaacCCACCAGACACACCAATTGAAAAAGAACAAGTTACTGCGCAAATTGACAAGAATGCTATCAAACCTAAGCCCCAGGTAAGCCACTCCTCTCGACTATCCTCTGACTTAACTAGAGAAACCGATGAAGCGGCTTTTGAACCAGATTATAATGAAAGTGACAGTGAAAGTAATGTAtctgtaaaagaagaagaaacatcaGGGAAAAATTCCAAGGAACTGAAAGATAAAGTGATGGAGAAAGCAAAAGAGAATCTGGACACAGCAACTGTGGGCCAATTAGGCATaaccaggagtcagagtcaaAGCAGCCCAAGTGTTAGTCCCAGTAGAAGTCATAGCCCTTCTGGAAGCCAAACCCGAAGCCACAGTAGCAGTGCCAGCTCAGCAGAAAGTCAAGAtagtaagaagaagaagaagaagaaagaaaagaaaaagcacaaGAAACATAAAAAGCATAAGAAACATAAGAAGCATGCAGGTACTGAAGTTGAATTGGAAAAGAGccaaaaacacaaacacaagaaaaagaagtcaaagaagaacaaagataaagaaaaggagaaggagaaagatgaccaaAAAGTGAAATCTGTCACTGTGTAAAaggacagatttttttaaattgacttAAT includes:
- the RBBP6 gene encoding E3 ubiquitin-protein ligase RBBP6 isoform X2 — protein: MSCVHYKFSSKLNYDTVTFDGLHISLCDLKKQIMGREKLKAADCDLQITNAQTKEEYTDDNALIPKNSSVIVRRIPIGGVKSTSKTYVISRTEPVMGTSKAIDDSSASISLAQLTKTANLAEANASEEDKIKAMMSQSGHEYDPINYMKKPLGPPPPSYTCFRCGKPGHYIKNCPTNGDKNFESGPRIKKSTGIPRSFMMEVKDPNMKGAMLTNTGKYAIPTIDAEAYAIGKKEKPPFLPEEPSSSSEEDDPIPDELLCLICKDIMTDAVVIPCCGNSYCDECIRTALLESDEHTCPTCHQNDVSPDALIANKFLRQAVNNFKNETGYTKRLRKQLPPPPPPIPPPRPLIQRNLQPLMRSPISRQQDPLMIPVTSSSTHPAPSISSLTSNQSSLAPPVPGTSSSTPAPVPDITATVSISVHSEKSDGPFRDSDNKLLPAAALASEHSKGAPSIAITALMEEKGYQVPVLGTPSLLGQSLLHGQLIPTTGPVRINTARPGGGRPGWEHSNKLGYLVSPPQQIRRGERSCYRSINRGRHHSERSPRTQGPSLPTTPVFVPVPPPPLYPPPPHTLPLPPGVPPPQFSPQFPPGQPPPAGYSVPPPGFPPAPANLSTPWVSSGVQTAHSNTIPTTQAPPLSREEFYREQRRLKEEEKKKSKLDEFTNDFAKELMEYKKIQKERRRSFSRSKSPYSGSSYSRSSYTYSKSRSGSTRSRSYSRSFSRSHSRSYSRSPPYPRRGRGKSRNYRSRSRSHGYHRSRSRSPQYRRYHSRSRSPQAFRAQSPTKRTVPQGETEREYFNRFREVPPPYDIKAYYGRSVDFRDPFEKERYREWERKYREWYEKYYKGYATGAQPRPSANRENFSPERFLPLNIRNSPFTRGRREDYSAGQSHRSRNIGGNYPEKISTRDSHNQKDNTKTKEKESENAAGDGKGNKHKKHRKRRKGEESDSFLNPELLETSRKSREPTGGEENKTDSLFVIPSRDDATPVRDEPMDAESITYKSISEKEKREKEKPKVKGDKAKRKNDGSTTVSRKENVKPSKGPQEKADGEREKSPRSEPPLKKAKEETPKADTANKLTSSSQKDEKIIGTPRKAHSKSAKEHQETKPVKEEKVKKDYSKDVKLEKLASKEEKAKKPSEKSKSLDNKGEKRKRKTEEKGLDKDFESSSLKISKPEGTETVKPSPKRKMEPDNEKMDRTPEKDKIPSSTAPAKKIKLNRETGKKIGSTETIANVKEPSEKLESTSSKVKQEKVKGKVRRKVTGTEGSTSTLVDYTSTSSTGGSPVRKSEEKTDAKRTVIKTMEEYNNDNTAPAEDVIIMIQVPQSKWDKDDFESEEDDVKSTQPVSSVGKPSSVIKNVGTKTSNTVKYNEREGEPSEKVQKLTKEVSHEIMHEIRSSKTSASSEKGKTKDRDHSILEKDNLEKRKSSSQPEKDSNLDRLNEQVSFKNLSQSSKETRTSDKHDSIRGSSNKDFTPNRDKKPEYDNRDYSSSKRRDERSESRRKDSPPRNKDSASGQKNKPRDERDLPKKGTADSKKSNVSPPRDRKPHDHKVTYDTKRSTEEIKSVDKNTCKDREKHVSEARNTKESSGNKLLYILNPPDTPIEKEQVTAQIDKNAIKPKPQVSHSSRLSSDLTRETDEAAFEPDYNESDSESNVSVKEEETSGKNSKELKDKVMEKAKENLDTATVGQLGITRSQSQSSPSVSPSRSHSPSGSQTRSHSSSASSAESQDSKKKKKKKEKKKHKKHKKHKKHKKHAGTEVELEKSQKHKHKKKKSKKNKDKEKEKEKDDQKVKSVTV
- the RBBP6 gene encoding E3 ubiquitin-protein ligase RBBP6 isoform X1; protein product: MSCVHYKFSSKLNYDTVTFDGLHISLCDLKKQIMGREKLKAADCDLQITNAQTKEEYTDDNALIPKNSSVIVRRIPIGGVKSTSKTYVISRTEPVMGTSKAIDDSSASISLAQLTKTANLAEANASEEDKIKAMMSQSGHEYDPINYMKKPLGPPPPSYTCFRCGKPGHYIKNCPTNGDKNFESGPRIKKSTGIPRSFMMEVKDPNMKGAMLTNTGKYAIPTIDAEAYAIGKKEKPPFLPEEPSSSSEEDDPIPDELLCLICKDIMTDAVVIPCCGNSYCDECIRTALLESDEHTCPTCHQNDVSPDALIANKFLRQAVNNFKNETGYTKRLRKQLPPPPPPIPPPRPLIQRNLQPLMRSPISRQQDPLMIPVTSSSTHPAPSISSLTSNQSSLAPPVPGTSSSTPAPVPDITATVSISVHSEKSDGPFRDSDNKLLPAAALASEHSKGAPSIAITALMEEKFFLFFLLQGYQVPVLGTPSLLGQSLLHGQLIPTTGPVRINTARPGGGRPGWEHSNKLGYLVSPPQQIRRGERSCYRSINRGRHHSERSPRTQGPSLPTTPVFVPVPPPPLYPPPPHTLPLPPGVPPPQFSPQFPPGQPPPAGYSVPPPGFPPAPANLSTPWVSSGVQTAHSNTIPTTQAPPLSREEFYREQRRLKEEEKKKSKLDEFTNDFAKELMEYKKIQKERRRSFSRSKSPYSGSSYSRSSYTYSKSRSGSTRSRSYSRSFSRSHSRSYSRSPPYPRRGRGKSRNYRSRSRSHGYHRSRSRSPQYRRYHSRSRSPQAFRAQSPTKRTVPQGETEREYFNRFREVPPPYDIKAYYGRSVDFRDPFEKERYREWERKYREWYEKYYKGYATGAQPRPSANRENFSPERFLPLNIRNSPFTRGRREDYSAGQSHRSRNIGGNYPEKISTRDSHNQKDNTKTKEKESENAAGDGKGNKHKKHRKRRKGEESDSFLNPELLETSRKSREPTGGEENKTDSLFVIPSRDDATPVRDEPMDAESITYKSISEKEKREKEKPKVKGDKAKRKNDGSTTVSRKENVKPSKGPQEKADGEREKSPRSEPPLKKAKEETPKADTANKLTSSSQKDEKIIGTPRKAHSKSAKEHQETKPVKEEKVKKDYSKDVKLEKLASKEEKAKKPSEKSKSLDNKGEKRKRKTEEKGLDKDFESSSLKISKPEGTETVKPSPKRKMEPDNEKMDRTPEKDKIPSSTAPAKKIKLNRETGKKIGSTETIANVKEPSEKLESTSSKVKQEKVKGKVRRKVTGTEGSTSTLVDYTSTSSTGGSPVRKSEEKTDAKRTVIKTMEEYNNDNTAPAEDVIIMIQVPQSKWDKDDFESEEDDVKSTQPVSSVGKPSSVIKNVGTKTSNTVKYNEREGEPSEKVQKLTKEVSHEIMHEIRSSKTSASSEKGKTKDRDHSILEKDNLEKRKSSSQPEKDSNLDRLNEQVSFKNLSQSSKETRTSDKHDSIRGSSNKDFTPNRDKKPEYDNRDYSSSKRRDERSESRRKDSPPRNKDSASGQKNKPRDERDLPKKGTADSKKSNVSPPRDRKPHDHKVTYDTKRSTEEIKSVDKNTCKDREKHVSEARNTKESSGNKLLYILNPPDTPIEKEQVTAQIDKNAIKPKPQVSHSSRLSSDLTRETDEAAFEPDYNESDSESNVSVKEEETSGKNSKELKDKVMEKAKENLDTATVGQLGITRSQSQSSPSVSPSRSHSPSGSQTRSHSSSASSAESQDSKKKKKKKEKKKHKKHKKHKKHKKHAGTEVELEKSQKHKHKKKKSKKNKDKEKEKEKDDQKVKSVTV
- the RBBP6 gene encoding E3 ubiquitin-protein ligase RBBP6 isoform X3 — translated: MSCVHYKFSSKLNYDTVTFDGLHISLCDLKKQIMGREKLKAADCDLQITNAQTKEEYTDDNALIPKNSSVIVRRIPIGGVKSTSKTYVISRTEPVMGTSKAIDDSSASISLAQLTKTANLAEANASEEDKIKAMMSQSGHEYDPINYMKKPLGPPPPSYTCFRCGKPGHYIKNCPTNGDKNFESGPRIKKSTGIPRSFMMEVKDPNMKGAMLTNTGKYAIPTIDAEAYAIGKKEKPPFLPEEPSSSSEEDDPIPDELLCLICKDIMTDAVVIPCCGNSYCDECIRTALLESDEHTCPTCHQNDVSPDALIANKFLRQAVNNFKNETGYTKRLRKQLPPPPPPIPPPRPLIQRNLQPLMRSPISRQQDPLMIPVTSSSTHPAPSISSLTSNQSSLAPPVPGTSSSTPAPVPDITATVSISVHSEKSDGPFRDSDNKLLPAAALASEHSKGAPSIAITALMEEKFFLFFLLQGYQVPVLGTPSLLGQSLLHGQLIPTTGPVRINTARPGGGRPGWEHSNKLGYLVSPPQQIRRGERSCYRSINRGRHHSERSPRTQGPSLPTTPVFVPVPPPPLYPPPPHTLPLPPGVPPPQFSPQFPPGQPPPAGYSVPPPGFPPAPANLSTPWVSSGVQTAHSNTIPTTQAPPLSREEFYREQRRLKEESKSPYSGSSYSRSSYTYSKSRSGSTRSRSYSRSFSRSHSRSYSRSPPYPRRGRGKSRNYRSRSRSHGYHRSRSRSPQYRRYHSRSRSPQAFRAQSPTKRTVPQGETEREYFNRFREVPPPYDIKAYYGRSVDFRDPFEKERYREWERKYREWYEKYYKGYATGAQPRPSANRENFSPERFLPLNIRNSPFTRGRREDYSAGQSHRSRNIGGNYPEKISTRDSHNQKDNTKTKEKESENAAGDGKGNKHKKHRKRRKGEESDSFLNPELLETSRKSREPTGGEENKTDSLFVIPSRDDATPVRDEPMDAESITYKSISEKEKREKEKPKVKGDKAKRKNDGSTTVSRKENVKPSKGPQEKADGEREKSPRSEPPLKKAKEETPKADTANKLTSSSQKDEKIIGTPRKAHSKSAKEHQETKPVKEEKVKKDYSKDVKLEKLASKEEKAKKPSEKSKSLDNKGEKRKRKTEEKGLDKDFESSSLKISKPEGTETVKPSPKRKMEPDNEKMDRTPEKDKIPSSTAPAKKIKLNRETGKKIGSTETIANVKEPSEKLESTSSKVKQEKVKGKVRRKVTGTEGSTSTLVDYTSTSSTGGSPVRKSEEKTDAKRTVIKTMEEYNNDNTAPAEDVIIMIQVPQSKWDKDDFESEEDDVKSTQPVSSVGKPSSVIKNVGTKTSNTVKYNEREGEPSEKVQKLTKEVSHEIMHEIRSSKTSASSEKGKTKDRDHSILEKDNLEKRKSSSQPEKDSNLDRLNEQVSFKNLSQSSKETRTSDKHDSIRGSSNKDFTPNRDKKPEYDNRDYSSSKRRDERSESRRKDSPPRNKDSASGQKNKPRDERDLPKKGTADSKKSNVSPPRDRKPHDHKVTYDTKRSTEEIKSVDKNTCKDREKHVSEARNTKESSGNKLLYILNPPDTPIEKEQVTAQIDKNAIKPKPQVSHSSRLSSDLTRETDEAAFEPDYNESDSESNVSVKEEETSGKNSKELKDKVMEKAKENLDTATVGQLGITRSQSQSSPSVSPSRSHSPSGSQTRSHSSSASSAESQDSKKKKKKKEKKKHKKHKKHKKHKKHAGTEVELEKSQKHKHKKKKSKKNKDKEKEKEKDDQKVKSVTV